One genomic window of Deinococcus peraridilitoris DSM 19664 includes the following:
- a CDS encoding ABC transporter substrate-binding protein has product MHKLLVTTLLALPGGALAQDANCEGRLIKHAMGDTCVPQTPKRVVVLDTGELDSTLALGVKPIGAVTALGAGFPSYLKGKTDGITDVGTIAQPNLEKILALKPDLILTSKIRHGNIYEQLSKIAPTVMAETVGVVWKDNLKLNAKALNREAQANKLLSNYYARAKKLQAGLGRDRLNTEVSIVRFVPGQTRLQQKASFIGTILEDAGLKRPKSQDKDAFMEVATPERIPDMDGGVLFYSTYGPAQQTDQQLYLQHPLWKRLNVVKEGRVHAVNDDYWFLGIGVIAANKVLDDLEQHLGKR; this is encoded by the coding sequence ATGCACAAACTGCTCGTGACCACCCTGCTCGCCCTTCCCGGTGGCGCCCTCGCCCAAGACGCGAACTGCGAAGGCCGCCTGATCAAGCACGCGATGGGCGACACCTGCGTCCCGCAAACCCCCAAACGCGTCGTTGTGCTCGACACCGGTGAACTCGACAGCACCCTCGCCCTCGGCGTGAAACCCATCGGCGCCGTCACCGCCCTCGGCGCCGGCTTCCCCAGCTACCTCAAAGGCAAAACCGACGGCATCACCGACGTCGGTACCATCGCCCAACCCAACCTCGAAAAAATCCTCGCCCTGAAACCCGACCTGATCCTCACCAGCAAAATTCGCCACGGCAACATCTACGAGCAACTCAGCAAAATCGCCCCAACTGTCATGGCAGAAACCGTCGGCGTCGTCTGGAAGGACAACCTCAAACTCAACGCGAAAGCCCTTAACCGCGAAGCCCAGGCGAACAAACTCCTCAGCAATTACTACGCGCGCGCGAAGAAACTCCAGGCAGGCCTCGGTCGGGACCGACTCAACACCGAGGTGTCCATTGTGCGCTTCGTGCCCGGCCAGACCCGCCTGCAACAGAAAGCCAGTTTTATCGGCACCATTCTGGAGGACGCCGGCCTCAAGCGCCCGAAATCGCAGGACAAGGACGCTTTCATGGAAGTCGCCACGCCCGAACGCATTCCGGACATGGACGGCGGCGTGCTGTTCTACAGCACGTACGGACCGGCGCAGCAGACCGATCAGCAGCTGTACCTGCAGCACCCCTTGTGGAAGCGCCTGAACGTCGTGAAGGAAGGCCGGGTGCATGCGGTAAATGACGATTACTGGTTCCTCGGCATCGGTGTGATCGCCGCAAACAAAGTCCTCGACGACCTCGAACAACACCTCGGAAAACGCTGA
- a CDS encoding ABC transporter ATP-binding protein has translation MVSSTVSEFAPFTPTRPGALSTRTLSLRYGTRRVIEDLDLTLPGGVTTIIGANGCGKSTLLRSLSRLLNPERGSVLLDGHDLHRLPTKVVAQKLAILPQGPSAPEGLTVEELVWFGRHPHQGMFAQRSKEDRDIVAWALDHTGMRVFATRPLENLSGGQRQRAWIAMSLAQGTSTLLLDEPTTYLDLSHQLEVLHLVRRLNEEEGKTIIMVLHDLNQAVRYSDELVAVQGGKVYAQGHPASIMNKQLLRDVFGLEAHLLEDPDTGRPYVIPYGIARRSSSEGKPDGGKAV, from the coding sequence ATGGTGTCTTCTACCGTGTCAGAGTTCGCTCCGTTCACTCCCACCCGGCCCGGAGCGCTCAGCACCCGCACCCTCAGCCTCCGCTACGGCACTCGGCGCGTCATCGAGGACCTTGATCTCACCCTGCCCGGCGGCGTCACCACCATCATCGGCGCGAACGGCTGTGGGAAAAGCACCCTGCTGCGCTCCCTCTCCCGACTCCTCAACCCCGAGAGAGGCAGCGTCCTCCTCGACGGGCACGACCTGCACCGCCTCCCCACGAAGGTCGTCGCGCAGAAACTCGCTATCCTCCCCCAGGGTCCCAGCGCGCCCGAGGGCCTCACCGTCGAGGAGCTCGTGTGGTTCGGGCGTCACCCCCACCAGGGCATGTTCGCGCAGCGCAGCAAAGAAGACCGTGACATCGTCGCGTGGGCGCTTGACCACACCGGCATGCGCGTCTTCGCCACCCGCCCGCTTGAAAACCTCAGCGGCGGGCAACGCCAACGCGCCTGGATCGCCATGAGCCTCGCCCAGGGCACCAGCACCCTGCTGCTGGATGAACCCACCACGTACCTCGACCTCAGCCACCAACTCGAAGTCCTTCACCTCGTCCGGCGCCTCAACGAGGAGGAAGGCAAAACCATCATCATGGTCCTCCACGACCTCAATCAGGCCGTCCGCTACAGCGACGAACTCGTCGCCGTCCAAGGCGGGAAAGTCTACGCTCAGGGCCACCCCGCCAGCATCATGAACAAGCAGCTGCTGCGCGACGTGTTCGGCCTCGAAGCCCACCTCCTTGAGGATCCCGACACCGGCAGACCCTACGTCATCCCGTACGGCATCGCCAGACGGTCAAGTTCCGAGGGGAAGCCTGACGGTGGGAAGGCCGTTTGA
- a CDS encoding IS1/IS1595 family N-terminal zinc-binding domain-containing protein → MNTTCCARCQSVSVVKNGHVKSGKQRFLCRACGYQFTFEASWHRISPEQEALVDRLLSERLSHRGICRVSSVSRSWLRLHLKKLQKLVVHRVEDEVVSAKKA, encoded by the coding sequence ATGAACACGACGTGCTGTGCCCGCTGTCAGTCGGTCTCCGTCGTCAAGAACGGCCACGTCAAGAGTGGCAAGCAGCGCTTTCTCTGCCGAGCCTGCGGCTATCAATTCACTTTCGAAGCCAGCTGGCATCGCATTTCCCCTGAACAAGAAGCCCTGGTCGATCGCCTGCTCAGCGAACGCCTCTCCCATCGGGGCATCTGCCGGGTGAGCAGTGTCAGTCGCAGCTGGTTACGCCTGCACCTCAAGAAACTCCAGAAGCTCGTGGTGCACAGGGTCGAGGATGAGGTGGTCAGCGCAAAAAAAGCCTGA
- a CDS encoding EAL domain-containing protein, translating into MGTQPTSIAIISDFVFYYYPTRLLAGIQSVLKQRGITSTIYQGGELRSEGHLYRKANDIYQLIRREQHQGLILFSQTLSRKDTSDELLQFIEPFADLPMVSIGRSIPGVPSVSIDNTPGMQALMEHLIKERDHRNFAFVRGVVGNLDSDEREWIFKDALAKHQLPFHPGLILNGDYDPQHAYAEVTRFLSSGAQVDVIVSANDEMTEGITRALRERNLRIPEDVAVVGFDDSDDFRSAVPPLTTVRQPFFEQGRAAAEALLALIDHGSTPLEVRLDTQLIIRQSCGTSSRTALKPQHVAPSLDTQGWSHAPREQQQVFESLYQATLDPSKRAEFLLFWKNSITTSLQAHSDVNSWFDILQSVREKLRPTLSGDTRADFDDLHASALSMLYSALKGTLTSRRARESSRAYLISQMSAAPTFEELLKGVDEYLTHYGMQSFALVFYEPFGPTPANAARVVLARGMPSPPAVGMFNPRGMLPDVMRAELARRNLMVAPLYTYDVHYGYVVYERPNQVYFDDETPLRTVINALAHFNERTAVKQYAQKLEHHSDILEQEVKARTRQLEDEILEHQMLARRLDHQANHDPLTGLPNRTFFTERLAYAIRQAEVSGYFTSLLFVDLDDFKGINDTLGHDVGDKVLITVAQRLQGCVRQEDLVARVGGDEFTVILPLSGVGEATAVAQRILSAFAVPFEVGNRQFYLGASIGISVSQEAGLNAGTLQRHADMAMYRAKHRKTGYEVFEPDMNRRTLERLQLASDLRRAVERQELELHYQPQVRLRDGELIGVEALLRWRHPERGMISPAQFIPLAEETGLIVPLGAWVLQEACRQGVEWANQGHASFRIAVNVSALQFERDDFVSTVSASLASTGFASERLELELTESIVMRDVRETTIRMEHLRQLGVSIAVDDFGTGYSSLSYLQRLPLNVLKIDRSFVQNLRDAENALPVVKAIVGLANHLGLSTLAEGVETDSELQLLLDVGCDFAQGYHFARPLPPGEILAFLEQQARKMIERHH; encoded by the coding sequence ATGGGAACCCAGCCTACCAGCATCGCCATCATCTCGGACTTCGTGTTCTACTACTACCCGACGCGCCTCCTCGCCGGCATCCAGTCGGTTCTGAAGCAACGGGGGATCACAAGTACCATCTACCAAGGTGGCGAACTGCGGTCGGAGGGGCATCTCTACCGGAAAGCCAACGACATCTACCAACTCATACGACGCGAGCAGCACCAGGGACTGATCCTCTTTTCCCAAACGCTCAGTCGCAAAGACACGTCAGATGAACTCCTCCAGTTCATTGAGCCTTTCGCGGACCTCCCAATGGTAAGTATCGGCCGCTCCATACCCGGCGTGCCGAGCGTGTCCATCGACAACACTCCTGGAATGCAAGCCTTGATGGAACACCTCATCAAGGAACGTGATCACCGGAACTTCGCATTTGTCCGCGGGGTTGTCGGGAATCTCGATTCCGACGAGCGCGAGTGGATTTTCAAGGACGCACTCGCCAAGCACCAACTGCCCTTCCACCCAGGGTTGATTCTCAACGGGGACTACGACCCGCAACATGCGTACGCCGAAGTCACGCGATTCCTGAGCAGCGGAGCTCAGGTGGACGTGATCGTTTCCGCGAACGATGAAATGACCGAAGGAATCACGCGGGCTTTACGCGAGCGGAACCTCCGGATTCCTGAAGATGTCGCCGTTGTCGGGTTCGACGACAGTGATGACTTCCGCAGCGCCGTTCCTCCGCTCACGACTGTACGGCAGCCTTTCTTCGAGCAAGGACGCGCAGCTGCCGAGGCGCTCCTCGCCCTGATCGACCACGGCAGCACTCCTCTCGAGGTGCGCCTCGACACGCAGTTGATCATCCGGCAATCCTGTGGCACGTCATCGAGAACCGCCCTCAAGCCACAGCACGTAGCGCCGTCCTTGGATACACAAGGGTGGAGTCATGCGCCGCGCGAACAACAGCAAGTGTTCGAATCCCTTTACCAGGCCACACTCGACCCGAGCAAACGAGCAGAGTTCCTCCTATTCTGGAAGAACAGCATCACTACCTCGCTTCAAGCTCATTCTGACGTTAACTCCTGGTTCGACATCCTGCAGTCCGTCAGGGAGAAACTCAGACCCACACTGTCCGGAGACACCCGCGCGGATTTCGATGACTTACACGCGTCCGCACTCAGTATGCTGTACAGCGCCCTCAAAGGGACGCTCACGAGTAGGCGCGCCAGGGAGTCCAGCCGCGCCTACCTGATCAGTCAGATGTCCGCTGCTCCCACATTTGAAGAACTGCTGAAGGGCGTGGACGAGTACCTGACGCACTACGGGATGCAGAGTTTCGCGCTGGTCTTCTACGAGCCTTTTGGACCTACCCCGGCGAACGCTGCGCGGGTGGTGCTTGCGCGCGGAATGCCGTCTCCGCCTGCCGTGGGGATGTTCAACCCGCGCGGCATGCTCCCTGATGTCATGCGTGCCGAACTGGCTCGCAGGAACCTGATGGTGGCGCCACTTTACACCTATGACGTGCATTACGGGTATGTGGTCTACGAACGACCAAACCAGGTGTACTTCGATGATGAGACACCGTTACGGACCGTGATCAACGCTTTAGCGCACTTCAACGAGAGAACGGCGGTGAAGCAGTACGCTCAGAAACTTGAGCATCATTCGGACATCCTGGAACAGGAAGTGAAGGCGCGCACTCGGCAGCTGGAAGATGAAATTTTGGAGCACCAGATGTTGGCCCGGCGATTGGACCACCAAGCGAACCACGATCCCCTCACGGGACTTCCGAACCGCACCTTCTTTACTGAACGGCTCGCCTACGCCATTAGACAAGCGGAGGTGAGCGGCTACTTCACCTCGTTACTCTTCGTGGACCTTGATGATTTCAAAGGCATAAATGACACCCTCGGGCATGACGTGGGGGACAAGGTACTCATCACCGTCGCGCAGCGCCTGCAGGGCTGTGTACGCCAAGAGGACTTGGTCGCCCGCGTCGGAGGCGACGAGTTCACGGTGATCCTTCCGTTGTCCGGGGTGGGCGAGGCGACCGCCGTCGCGCAGCGGATACTCTCCGCGTTCGCTGTGCCGTTCGAGGTGGGAAACCGTCAGTTTTATCTGGGCGCTTCCATCGGCATCAGCGTCTCCCAGGAAGCTGGGCTGAATGCTGGTACACTGCAACGGCACGCGGACATGGCGATGTACCGAGCAAAGCATCGCAAGACCGGGTACGAGGTCTTCGAACCGGACATGAACCGGCGTACTCTTGAACGCCTGCAACTGGCCAGTGACCTCCGCAGGGCCGTTGAACGGCAGGAACTCGAACTGCATTACCAACCGCAAGTGCGGTTGCGTGACGGTGAGTTGATCGGTGTGGAAGCTTTACTGCGTTGGCGCCACCCTGAACGCGGCATGATTTCCCCTGCGCAGTTCATCCCCCTCGCAGAGGAAACGGGATTGATCGTGCCGCTTGGAGCGTGGGTGCTGCAAGAGGCGTGCCGACAAGGCGTGGAGTGGGCAAATCAGGGGCACGCTTCCTTCCGGATAGCTGTAAACGTCTCCGCGCTGCAATTCGAACGGGATGACTTCGTGAGCACAGTTTCTGCATCCCTCGCTTCGACGGGCTTCGCTTCTGAGCGCCTGGAGTTGGAGCTCACCGAAAGTATCGTGATGCGCGACGTGCGCGAAACCACGATCCGGATGGAACACCTTCGTCAGCTTGGGGTGTCTATCGCAGTCGATGACTTCGGCACGGGTTACTCGAGCTTGAGTTACCTGCAACGCCTGCCATTGAACGTCCTGAAGATCGATCGTTCGTTCGTACAGAACTTGAGGGACGCAGAGAACGCTCTTCCGGTAGTGAAAGCCATCGTTGGACTCGCCAATCACCTCGGCTTGAGTACCCTTGCGGAAGGTGTCGAGACGGACAGCGAGTTGCAGCTGCTGCTGGACGTGGGCTGCGATTTCGCGCAAGGGTACCACTTTGCGCGGCCATTACCACCAGGGGAAATACTCGCTTTTTTAGAGCAACAAGCGCGGAAAATGATTGAACGGCACCATTGA
- a CDS encoding tyrosine-type recombinase/integrase, whose product MPGRIVSAIRFLPLRAGEEAFDYGIVCRRAGVSYKGFHALRHHAGTRLVREGFSLDDAARHLGHSTLETTRIYAK is encoded by the coding sequence ATGCCGGGACGCATAGTCAGCGCCATCCGTTTCCTCCCGCTTCGAGCAGGCGAAGAAGCTTTCGACTACGGCATTGTATGCCGCCGTGCCGGCGTCAGTTACAAAGGCTTCCACGCCCTGCGGCACCACGCTGGCACCCGCCTCGTTCGGGAAGGCTTCAGCCTGGACGACGCTGCACGGCACCTGGGACACAGCACCCTCGAAACCACACGCATTTACGCCAAATGA
- a CDS encoding sensor histidine kinase — protein MPKLAPLQTHLALTIALITLLLTFLLSAAVGTLAARQVEQDVHNSLKQLAYQLSLTLDRGMHERYRELQVISTLEVIRQPSANPRFQRALLDKLQVTYPAYAWIGLTDPDGRVRVATGALLEGANVSARPWFQQGKQRASVSDVHEALLLAKHIASHDGSPPRFVDVSTPVYDLQGRFVGVLGSHLSWSWAQNAQRALLESTPREHHVEALVLAQDGTVLLGPSALVGRAYPQPPGSGDRWTADAVERLDGQEYLVGHSATRGHLDYPGLGWQVLVRENKQTALAPVRALQQRIVLLGILAAVAFTLLGVLAAGYLARPLRLMSVAANRLRSGEGVQIPVTRHYTEAAVLSLALRELLDERDRQRQEMQELNATLEQRVAQRTEELERINEELDAFSYSVSHDLRTPLRHVSGFAEMLEKRLGETDDGTARRYLSVIRSSTIRMNQLIDDLLAFSRLSREQLNVTAVDLNELVETVILELEPDMVGRDVDWRVSVLPVVRGDKALLKAVMTNLLSNALKYSGKRDRAVIEVRAEEGAEAVVVTVRDNGVGFDPKYADKLFGVFQRLHRADEFEGTGIGLANVRRIVERHGGRVWAHSQPGQGAAFSFSLPDS, from the coding sequence ATGCCGAAACTCGCTCCCCTCCAGACGCACCTGGCGCTCACCATCGCCTTGATCACGCTGCTCCTCACCTTCCTCCTTTCCGCAGCCGTGGGAACCCTTGCCGCCCGGCAAGTCGAGCAGGACGTCCACAACTCCCTGAAGCAACTCGCGTACCAGCTCAGCTTGACGCTCGACCGCGGAATGCACGAACGCTACCGCGAACTGCAAGTCATCAGTACCCTCGAAGTCATCCGTCAACCCTCCGCGAATCCAAGGTTCCAGCGTGCCCTGCTCGATAAACTGCAGGTCACTTACCCTGCGTACGCCTGGATTGGTTTGACCGATCCCGACGGTCGAGTCCGTGTCGCGACCGGCGCGCTGCTCGAAGGAGCGAACGTCTCCGCCCGACCCTGGTTCCAGCAAGGAAAACAACGCGCCAGCGTGAGTGACGTGCACGAAGCGTTGCTGCTCGCCAAACACATTGCCAGCCATGACGGCTCTCCACCTCGCTTCGTGGATGTCAGCACACCCGTATACGACCTGCAAGGCCGCTTCGTGGGTGTGCTCGGCTCTCACCTCAGCTGGTCCTGGGCGCAGAACGCCCAGCGGGCCCTGCTGGAGTCCACCCCGAGAGAACATCACGTCGAAGCGCTGGTCCTCGCTCAGGATGGCACGGTGCTTCTCGGACCGTCAGCACTGGTCGGACGCGCTTACCCTCAGCCACCAGGGTCCGGTGACCGGTGGACGGCTGACGCTGTGGAGCGGCTGGACGGCCAGGAGTACCTGGTTGGGCATAGCGCCACACGTGGCCACTTGGATTATCCAGGTCTCGGCTGGCAGGTCCTCGTCCGAGAAAACAAGCAGACCGCCCTCGCGCCCGTCCGGGCGCTCCAGCAGCGAATTGTCCTCCTGGGGATCCTCGCTGCCGTGGCCTTCACGCTGCTTGGCGTCCTCGCCGCGGGCTACCTGGCGCGCCCTTTACGCCTTATGTCCGTGGCAGCGAACCGCCTGCGTTCCGGGGAAGGCGTACAGATTCCAGTCACGAGGCATTACACCGAAGCGGCGGTGCTTTCGCTGGCCTTGCGTGAGCTGCTCGACGAGCGCGACCGGCAACGACAGGAGATGCAGGAGCTGAATGCCACGCTGGAACAACGCGTCGCGCAGCGTACCGAAGAGCTCGAACGCATCAATGAGGAACTCGACGCTTTTTCGTATTCGGTCTCGCATGATCTGCGCACCCCACTCCGGCACGTGAGTGGATTCGCCGAGATGCTCGAAAAGCGCCTCGGGGAAACCGATGACGGTACAGCCCGTCGGTACCTGAGTGTTATTCGCTCTTCCACCATTCGCATGAACCAGCTGATTGACGACCTGCTCGCCTTCTCGCGTCTCAGTCGGGAGCAGTTGAACGTCACGGCAGTCGACCTGAATGAGTTGGTGGAAACCGTGATCCTTGAACTCGAACCTGACATGGTGGGTCGTGATGTCGATTGGAGGGTGTCTGTCCTGCCTGTGGTTCGCGGGGACAAGGCGCTGCTGAAGGCCGTGATGACCAACCTGCTCTCGAACGCTTTGAAGTACTCAGGGAAGCGTGACCGTGCTGTCATCGAAGTGCGGGCGGAGGAAGGCGCGGAGGCTGTGGTGGTGACGGTCCGCGATAACGGGGTTGGTTTTGATCCGAAGTATGCCGATAAGCTGTTCGGGGTGTTTCAGCGTCTCCACCGGGCCGATGAGTTTGAAGGAACGGGAATTGGGCTGGCGAACGTACGGAGGATTGTGGAACGCCATGGGGGAAGGGTGTGGGCGCACAGCCAGCCAGGTCAGGGCGCGGCGTTCTCGTTTTCGCTGCCAGACTCCTGA
- a CDS encoding transposase, with protein sequence MVRWIWMGCLIDAWRGITTSLCRSSSCRLPGAQLEAGRPNKTENVVCNQAIESLNFQLRKVTKTRGSFPNEESALKVLFLAIQRASSEWSMPVKDWRSALNVFTIVFEGRVPVR encoded by the coding sequence ATGGTCCGTTGGATCTGGATGGGCTGCTTGATCGACGCTTGGCGTGGCATAACCACCTCCTTGTGTCGATCTTCTTCTTGCCGGCTGCCAGGCGCGCAACTTGAGGCGGGCAGGCCGAACAAAACAGAAAATGTCGTTTGTAATCAGGCCATCGAGTCCTTGAATTTTCAGCTGCGCAAGGTCACCAAGACCAGGGGGTCGTTCCCGAATGAGGAAAGCGCTTTGAAGGTGCTGTTCCTGGCGATTCAACGAGCGTCGAGCGAGTGGTCGATGCCCGTGAAGGATTGGCGATCAGCGCTAAACGTGTTTACGATTGTCTTCGAAGGGCGCGTGCCCGTCCGGTGA
- a CDS encoding recombinase family protein, with protein MMRVALYARVSSSRQVQTQTIEQQLERLQNTANERGHHVDADHIFRDDGLSGARLNRPGLDRLRDRVTQHDVDLVL; from the coding sequence ATGATGCGAGTAGCCCTGTACGCCCGAGTGTCAAGCAGCCGCCAAGTCCAGACGCAGACCATTGAACAGCAACTCGAACGCCTTCAGAACACAGCGAACGAGCGCGGCCACCATGTCGACGCCGACCACATCTTCCGTGACGATGGACTGAGCGGCGCCCGCCTCAACCGCCCTGGCCTCGATCGGTTACGTGACCGCGTCACACAGCACGACGTGGACCTCGTGCTCTGA
- a CDS encoding ATP-binding cassette domain-containing protein produces the protein MRHSDDAEPTIQVEDEPLSSPIIHAEHLKRTYRVPKKRPGLGGAFRDLLNPEYRMVHAVKDVTFSIQPGESVAYLGPNGAGKSTTVKILAGWSC, from the coding sequence ATGAGACACTCCGATGATGCCGAGCCGACCATCCAGGTGGAGGACGAGCCCTTGAGCTCCCCGATCATTCACGCCGAGCACCTGAAGCGCACCTACCGCGTTCCCAAGAAACGCCCGGGGCTGGGTGGAGCCTTCAGGGATCTGCTCAACCCCGAGTATCGCATGGTGCACGCCGTGAAAGACGTGACCTTCAGCATCCAGCCGGGCGAGAGCGTCGCGTACCTCGGCCCGAACGGCGCCGGGAAAAGCACCACCGTGAAAATACTCGCCGGCTGGTCTTGCTAG
- a CDS encoding heavy metal-responsive transcriptional regulator → MSTTRPECLRIGELAREFHLNPKTIRYYEDIGLLPTPERSKGGFRLYGHADRERLIFINKAKAIGLSLEEIAELLSVRKSGGKPCKHLLGLLDHKVKLLDHQIRTMTEFRHELIRLRDESVIADECDGKICAIVERYEAPRGNDGVSSHERALLNFNRES, encoded by the coding sequence ATGAGCACCACACGACCAGAATGCCTGCGCATCGGGGAACTCGCCCGCGAATTCCACCTGAACCCGAAAACCATCCGCTACTACGAGGACATCGGCCTGCTGCCCACACCCGAGCGCAGCAAGGGCGGCTTCCGCCTGTACGGCCACGCCGACCGTGAACGCCTGATCTTCATCAACAAAGCCAAAGCGATCGGACTCAGCCTGGAGGAAATTGCCGAGCTGCTCTCGGTGCGCAAGTCCGGTGGCAAGCCCTGTAAGCACCTGCTCGGCCTGCTCGACCATAAAGTAAAACTCCTCGACCATCAGATCCGCACCATGACCGAGTTCCGCCACGAGCTGATCCGCCTGCGTGACGAGAGCGTCATCGCCGACGAATGCGACGGGAAAATCTGCGCCATCGTGGAGCGCTACGAAGCCCCGCGAGGAAATGACGGCGTGAGCAGCCATGAGCGGGCTTTGTTGAACTTCAATCGCGAGTCTTAA
- a CDS encoding four-helix bundle copper-binding protein, which produces MTNQATMEQCIQECYNVAQLATRCAEHCLEAQNVQDMKACIRLCHDSAAITTACAEMMIRGSQFAPRACGVCAEVCDACAEQCERMGDDDIMRQCAEACRRCADLCRQMAA; this is translated from the coding sequence ATGACGAACCAAGCAACGATGGAACAGTGCATCCAGGAGTGCTACAACGTCGCGCAGCTCGCCACCCGCTGCGCCGAACACTGCCTTGAGGCGCAGAACGTGCAGGACATGAAAGCCTGCATCCGCCTCTGCCATGACTCCGCGGCGATCACGACCGCCTGCGCGGAAATGATGATCCGCGGCTCCCAGTTCGCTCCTCGCGCCTGCGGCGTCTGCGCCGAAGTGTGTGACGCCTGCGCTGAGCAGTGCGAGCGCATGGGTGACGACGACATCATGCGCCAGTGCGCCGAGGCCTGCCGTCGCTGCGCCGACCTTTGCCGTCAGATGGCCGCGTAA